Proteins from a genomic interval of Piscinibacter sp. HJYY11:
- a CDS encoding response regulator, which yields MNERVLLVEDDRELRTTLREALAVEGYAVQTAASAADALAQWRHAEASPPFELVLLDLGLPDADGSTLLATLCRGRDTAVLVISARGAEGEKVALLDQGADDYLVKPFSIGELLARMRVALRHRGRAAQPAITRYAHAGLEVDLAAHSVQLDGQALHLTPTEFRLLARLVRSAGQVVTHAKLLADVWGAEYVQHTHYLRLYMGQLRAKLGDDAAAPRWLLTEPGVGYRLASPEA from the coding sequence GTGAACGAACGGGTGCTGCTGGTGGAGGACGACCGCGAGCTGCGCACCACCCTGCGCGAAGCGCTCGCGGTGGAAGGCTACGCGGTGCAGACAGCCGCGAGCGCCGCCGACGCGCTGGCGCAGTGGCGGCATGCCGAGGCCTCGCCGCCCTTCGAGCTGGTGCTGCTCGACCTGGGCCTGCCCGACGCCGATGGCAGCACCCTGCTCGCCACGCTGTGCCGGGGGCGCGACACGGCCGTGCTCGTGATCTCGGCGCGTGGCGCCGAAGGCGAGAAGGTGGCCCTGCTCGACCAGGGGGCCGACGACTACCTCGTCAAGCCCTTCAGCATCGGCGAGCTGCTCGCACGCATGCGCGTGGCACTGCGCCACCGGGGCCGCGCGGCGCAGCCGGCCATCACACGCTATGCGCACGCGGGGCTGGAGGTCGACCTCGCCGCGCACAGCGTGCAGCTCGACGGCCAGGCGCTGCACCTCACACCCACCGAGTTCCGCCTGCTTGCGCGGCTGGTGCGCAGCGCCGGCCAGGTGGTCACGCACGCGAAGCTGCTGGCCGACGTGTGGGGCGCCGAGTACGTGCAGCACACGCACTACCTGCGGCTCTACATGGGCCAGCTGCGCGCGAAGCTCGGCGACGACGCCGCCGCGCCGCGCTGGCTGTTGACGGAGCCCGGCGTGGGCTACCGCCTCGCGTCGCCGGAAGCCTGA
- a CDS encoding potassium transporter Kup, with translation MSATLTTSPPSAASTDARRQGLAALTLGALGVVYGDIGTSPLYTMQEVFAPHTGVPLDAPHVVGAVSVIFWALMLVVTLKYVVLILRADNHGEGGGLALTALASSAVAGRPALKHALLLLGVFGATLFYGDSVITPAISVLGAVEGLKVLEPGLKPFVVPVAVAILVGLFAIQRFGTTLVGRFFGPVIVLWFVTLGVTGAVQVAHQPGILAALNPLEAWHFLIERGWHLLATVGAIVLALTGAEALYADMGHFGKRPIRLAWTGLVLPCLALNYMGQGALLIGNPQAIESPFYRLFPSSWLLPAVILATLAAIIASQAVISGAYSMTRQAIQLGFLPRMAVRFTSASEAGQIYMPAVNWALLVGVLAAVVGFGSSSALASAYGIAVTLTMLITTVLTFFVVRDGWRLPVPVATGATAFFLGLDLLLVAGCAVKFFDGGWFPLVLGLLLYLGMSTWYRGRALLFDRLREDGLALQPFVDSLSRDTTLPRARRTAVYAVADPGMVPLALLHNLKHNQVLHERNLVLTVHFASVPFVPADQRIEVQPLAPGFWRVTLHFGFMETPDVPAALQAAAQHGVEVPMFETTYFLSRESVVPTPGPGMAQWRERLFAALSRNAGGVADFFRLPHNAVVELGTRVQI, from the coding sequence ATGAGCGCCACCCTCACCACCTCTCCCCCCTCTGCCGCCTCGACCGACGCGCGCCGGCAGGGGCTCGCCGCCCTCACGCTCGGCGCACTCGGCGTCGTCTACGGCGACATCGGCACCAGCCCGCTCTACACGATGCAGGAGGTGTTCGCCCCGCACACCGGCGTGCCGCTCGATGCGCCGCACGTGGTCGGCGCGGTGTCGGTGATCTTCTGGGCGCTGATGCTCGTCGTCACGCTCAAGTACGTGGTGCTGATCCTGCGTGCCGACAACCACGGCGAAGGCGGCGGCCTCGCGCTCACGGCGCTTGCGAGCAGCGCGGTCGCGGGCCGGCCGGCGTTGAAACACGCGCTGCTGCTGCTCGGCGTCTTCGGCGCCACGCTCTTCTATGGCGACAGCGTCATCACGCCGGCCATCTCGGTGCTCGGCGCGGTCGAAGGCCTGAAGGTGCTGGAGCCGGGGCTCAAGCCCTTCGTCGTGCCGGTGGCCGTCGCCATCCTGGTGGGACTCTTCGCCATCCAGCGTTTCGGCACCACGCTTGTCGGGCGATTCTTCGGCCCGGTGATCGTGCTGTGGTTCGTGACGCTGGGCGTCACTGGCGCGGTGCAGGTGGCGCATCAGCCGGGCATCCTGGCGGCGCTCAACCCGCTGGAAGCGTGGCATTTCCTGATCGAGCGTGGCTGGCACCTGCTGGCCACCGTGGGCGCCATCGTGCTCGCGCTCACCGGCGCGGAGGCGCTCTACGCCGACATGGGCCACTTCGGCAAGCGGCCGATCCGCCTCGCGTGGACGGGTCTCGTGCTGCCCTGCCTCGCGCTCAACTACATGGGCCAGGGGGCGCTGCTGATCGGCAACCCGCAGGCGATCGAAAGCCCGTTCTACCGGCTCTTCCCGTCGTCGTGGCTGCTGCCGGCGGTGATCCTCGCCACGCTGGCGGCGATCATCGCGTCGCAGGCGGTGATCTCGGGCGCGTACTCGATGACGCGCCAGGCCATCCAGCTCGGCTTCCTGCCGCGCATGGCGGTGCGCTTCACCTCGGCCAGCGAGGCCGGCCAGATCTACATGCCGGCGGTGAACTGGGCGCTGCTCGTCGGCGTGCTGGCGGCGGTGGTCGGCTTCGGCAGCTCGTCGGCGCTCGCCTCGGCCTACGGCATCGCGGTCACGCTCACCATGCTGATCACGACGGTGCTCACCTTCTTCGTGGTGCGCGACGGCTGGCGCCTGCCGGTACCGGTGGCGACCGGGGCCACGGCCTTCTTCCTCGGGCTCGACCTGCTGCTGGTCGCCGGCTGTGCGGTGAAGTTCTTCGACGGTGGGTGGTTCCCGCTCGTGCTGGGCCTCTTGCTCTACCTCGGCATGAGCACCTGGTACCGCGGCCGTGCGCTGCTCTTCGACCGCCTGCGCGAAGACGGCCTGGCGCTGCAGCCCTTCGTCGACAGCCTGTCGCGCGACACCACGCTGCCGCGCGCCCGCCGCACCGCCGTCTACGCGGTGGCCGACCCGGGCATGGTGCCGCTCGCGCTGCTGCACAACCTCAAGCACAACCAGGTGCTGCACGAGCGCAACCTGGTGCTGACGGTGCACTTCGCGTCGGTGCCCTTCGTGCCGGCCGATCAGCGCATCGAGGTGCAGCCGCTCGCGCCGGGCTTCTGGCGCGTCACCCTGCATTTCGGGTTCATGGAAACGCCCGACGTGCCGGCCGCATTGCAGGCCGCCGCGCAGCACGGCGTGGAGGTGCCGATGTTCGAGACCACCTACTTCCTGAGCCGCGAGTCGGTGGTGCCCACGCCGGGCCCCGGCATGGCGCAGTGGCGCGAGCGGCTCTTCGCCGCGCTGTCGCGCAACGCCGGCGGCGTGGCCGACTTCTTCCGCCTGCCGCACAACGCGGTGGTGGAGCTGGGCACCCGGGTGCAGATCTGA
- a CDS encoding TauD/TfdA family dioxygenase, with amino-acid sequence MSTLAASPTRTLQIRPLHAALGAEVLGLDLSQPLADDDFRRIHRAHLDHHVLVFRDQRITPAQQIEFSRRFGPLQIHVLRQFQLPGHPEILVVSNIKDDQGQPIGLGDAGHYWHSDLSYKEKPSLGSMLHAQELPAEGGDTLFANMHLAWDTLPAHLKQAVQGKRAKHSYLAKYEALRARNPWRPKLTEAQIAEVAPVLHPIVRTHPETGRKALFVSEHFTTRIEGLPDDESQALLGELFAHSVKPEHLYRHVWQAHDMVFWDNRSLMHLAAGCPDHLRRRLNRTTIEGDVPF; translated from the coding sequence ATGTCCACACTCGCCGCCTCGCCCACCCGCACGCTGCAGATCCGCCCGCTGCACGCAGCGCTCGGCGCCGAGGTGCTGGGGCTGGACCTCTCGCAGCCGCTGGCCGACGACGACTTCCGCCGCATCCACCGCGCGCACCTCGACCACCATGTGCTGGTCTTCCGCGACCAGCGCATCACGCCCGCGCAGCAGATCGAGTTCAGCCGCCGCTTCGGCCCGTTGCAGATCCACGTGCTGCGCCAGTTCCAGCTGCCGGGGCACCCGGAGATCCTGGTCGTCTCCAACATCAAGGACGACCAGGGCCAGCCCATCGGGCTGGGCGATGCCGGCCACTACTGGCACTCCGACCTCTCCTATAAGGAGAAGCCGAGCCTCGGCTCGATGCTGCATGCGCAGGAGCTGCCGGCCGAGGGCGGCGACACGCTCTTCGCCAACATGCACCTCGCGTGGGACACGCTGCCCGCGCATTTGAAACAGGCGGTGCAAGGCAAGCGTGCCAAGCACTCCTACCTCGCCAAGTACGAAGCGCTGCGCGCGCGCAACCCGTGGCGGCCCAAGCTCACCGAGGCGCAGATCGCCGAGGTGGCCCCGGTGCTGCACCCCATCGTGCGCACGCACCCCGAGACCGGCCGCAAGGCACTCTTCGTCAGCGAGCATTTCACGACACGCATCGAAGGGCTGCCCGACGATGAGAGCCAGGCCCTGCTCGGCGAGCTGTTCGCGCACAGCGTGAAGCCCGAGCACCTGTACCGCCATGTCTGGCAGGCGCACGACATGGTGTTCTGGGACAACCGCTCGCTGATGCACCTGGCCGCCGGCTGCCCCGATCACCTGCGCCGCCGCCTCAACCGCACCACCATCGAAGGCGACGTGCCGTTCTGA
- a CDS encoding ABC transporter substrate-binding protein codes for MSPIRRGLAALGLALLSATLALPARAEGTLRIAEQFGIVYLLLNVAQDQQLFEKQGKAAGLDLKVEFVKLSGGAAVNEALLAGSIDIGGAGVGPLLTLWDRTHGKQNVRGVASLGNFPYYLTSINPKVKTIADFTDADRIALPAVGVSVQSRVLQLASAKLWGDAQYNKLDRLQVALPHPEATAAIIKGGTEITAHFGNPPFQEQGLAGNKAARIVLKSYDVLGGPSSATVLYATEKFRKENPKTYKAFVDGLAEAARLVRANPELAADIFIRTNKSNIDRALLLSIIKSPEVEFKLAPQNTYALAEFMHRVGAIKNKPASAKDYFFDDAHNQSGS; via the coding sequence ATGTCTCCCATCCGCCGCGGCCTGGCCGCCCTGGGCCTCGCCCTGCTGTCTGCCACCCTCGCCCTGCCCGCACGCGCCGAAGGCACGCTGCGCATCGCCGAGCAGTTCGGCATCGTCTACCTGCTGCTCAACGTGGCGCAGGACCAGCAGCTGTTCGAGAAGCAGGGCAAGGCGGCCGGCCTCGACCTCAAGGTCGAGTTCGTGAAGCTCTCGGGCGGCGCGGCGGTGAACGAAGCGCTGCTCGCCGGCTCCATCGACATCGGCGGCGCGGGCGTGGGCCCGCTGCTCACGCTGTGGGACCGCACCCACGGCAAGCAGAACGTGCGCGGCGTGGCCTCGCTCGGCAACTTCCCGTACTACCTGACCAGCATCAACCCCAAGGTGAAGACGATTGCCGACTTCACCGACGCCGACCGCATCGCGCTGCCGGCGGTGGGCGTGTCGGTGCAGTCGCGCGTGCTGCAGCTCGCCTCGGCCAAGCTGTGGGGCGACGCGCAGTACAACAAGCTCGACCGCCTGCAGGTCGCGCTGCCGCACCCCGAGGCCACCGCCGCCATCATCAAGGGCGGCACCGAGATCACCGCACACTTCGGCAACCCGCCTTTCCAGGAACAGGGCCTGGCCGGCAACAAGGCCGCGCGCATCGTGCTCAAGAGCTACGACGTGCTGGGCGGCCCGTCGTCGGCGACCGTCCTCTACGCGACCGAAAAATTCCGCAAGGAGAACCCGAAGACCTACAAGGCCTTCGTCGACGGCCTGGCCGAAGCCGCCAGGCTCGTGCGCGCCAACCCCGAGCTCGCGGCCGACATCTTCATCCGTACCAACAAGTCGAACATCGACCGTGCGCTGCTGCTGTCGATCATCAAGAGCCCCGAGGTTGAGTTCAAGCTTGCGCCGCAGAACACCTACGCCCTGGCCGAGTTCATGCACCGCGTGGGCGCGATCAAGAACAAGCCGGCCTCGGCGAAGGACTACTTCTTCGACGACGCCCACAACCAGTCGGGCAGCTGA